The window TTCTCCGCCTCGACGCTCACCGAGAGCGGCCCATCCGCGGGACGGCCGCGCCGAGCGTCCAACAGATGGCCGACGCGCCTGCCGCCGAGGACGCGGGACTGCTCCGCGTTGCCGCTCGTGGCGACGGCGCGGTCCCGGAGCGTGAAGGTGCGGTCCACCCGGCCGGTGACGGGGTGGAGCACGCCGACGGTCCACCCTTCCGGATGACCGGAGGGGGAGCCCAGTCCGTAGACGTTTCCTCCCACGTCCACCAGCGCCGAGCGGACCCCATGCTCCCGGATGGCGTCGATCGCGCGGTCGAGCGCGTAGCCCTTGCCGATCGAGCCGAGATCGATGGCCACGCCGGAGCGTGCGATGCCGATCGTTCCGGCCGCGCGGTCGATGACGACGTGACGGTGGCCCGTACGCTCCAGCGCGGCCGAGATCTCGCGATCGGTCGGATAGCGATCGCGCCCGGTTCCGTAGAAGCCATAGAGCTTCATGAGCGGCAGGATCGTCGGATCGTAGAGACCGCTCGTGGCGCGCGCGCCCGCGCACGCGCGTTCGACGACGTCCTGCACCGCG of the Candidatus Eisenbacteria bacterium genome contains:
- a CDS encoding FAD:protein FMN transferase, giving the protein MTKPLPHDAVLEPAGTRTLDRRRFLLQLGILAGVGALPVVAGRSRERGATRLEIARPALGTWVRVVVEEDDGARGTRAVEAAFAAIRTVDLQMSVHREDSQVTRINAAAGQGSVHVDAAVQDVVERACAGARATSGLYDPTILPLMKLYGFYGTGRDRYPTDREISAALERTGHRHVVIDRAAGTIGIARSGVAIDLGSIGKGYALDRAIDAIREHGVRSALVDVGGNVYGLGSPSGHPEGWTVGVLHPVTGRVDRTFTLRDRAVATSGNAEQSRVLGGRRVGHLLDARRGRPADGPLSVSVEAENGTDSDRLSTTAFLLGPGRFTGFPGALRTHFIG